The genomic window CTCACTCATTGCAGTCTGCCGGGCTTAACACTGATCTACGGTCGGATAAACCCGACAGGCTTCTTGGAGTGGCTCCCGTTATCGTCTGTTGGCTCACAGGCTCATATTGGTTGCAGGTATGATGTATCGATAACGGTCTTGGCAGGCACCGAACGGATTCCCTCGGTTGCCTGCTTTTTTATGCCCGCGCGTTTGCTTTGTATTTACGCTTCCTCTTTTACCTGCCTCATACTGCCCGCATCAAAGCCCAAGATGGTTTTGCACTGCCGCCAGTCCCGGCTGACCGTCACGGGTAGTGACGTTTTCCAGCCAGCCTGCCAGCACCTCAGGATTCGCCTTGAGCCATTCGCTCGCAGCCAGATCCGCCTTCTTGCCGTCTTCCAGAATGGCACCCATGATGGCGCTTTCCATGTCCAGGCTGAATTCCAGATTGCTCAGCAGCGTGCCCACATTGGGACATTCGGCGCTGTAACCCTTGCGCGTAACCGTATGGATACTGGCACCGCCATAGTTGGGGCCGAAGTATTCATCGCCACCTGCCAGGTAGCGCATGTCGACCCGCAGATTCATCGGGTGCGGCGCCCAACCCAGAAAGACAATGGACTCATTCTTGCGTACCGCCCGGCTCACCTGACTCAGCATGGCCTGCTCGCCGGATTCAATCAGTTTCCAGCCCTCAAGACCAAAGTCCCCCTTGTCGATCATGCCCTGCAACAGGCTATTGGCCGGCGCACCCGGGTCTATACCATAGATGCGCTGGCGAAAATCATCGCCCCGGCTGCCAAGATCCGCAAAGGTGGTGATACCGCTGTCATACACATAGGTCGGCACCGCGAGGGTGAACTTTGCGCCTTCAAGATTGCTGCGTACCAGATCCAGCTCAGGGCCGTACTTGTCGATAAAGCCCTGCTGCGCCGGCATCCAGTTGCCCAGAAATACATCGATCTCGCCTTTCTTCAGGCTTTCAAAACCAATCGGGACCGCCAGCAAATCCACTGAGGGCCTGTAGCCCAGCCCCCTGAGCACTGTGCCGGCGAGTGCGTTGGTGACGCTGATATCGGTCCAGCCGGGATCGGTCAGGCGAACCTGCTCGCACTGCGGGGCCTCGGCGGCTGCGGCAGCCTGTGCCGTTGCAGCCAGCCCAAGCGCCATGGCGCCGGCCAGCGCACAGCGTTTAAAGGTCATTTCATATTTCACATTCATTGTTATTGCCCTGCGTCTGTGAGTATTCAAAATCAAGCGTAAAAACCAGGCCACCTTCTAGTGAGCTGGCTCAATCCCGTTCTTCAGTCGAGATGGGGGAAGCGCGAGCGGCGCTCCAGATCATCCAGGTCGATGGTATTGCGCATGTACTGGACACTGGCATCGACGAAAGGCTGATGATCCCAGGACGTGACCTTGCCTTTGCTCAGCGCATCGGCCACCAGGCGACGGCGGCGCTGGCTCCAGAGCACATCCTGATGCAGCGCATCCATATCCCAGCGCGCACTGACTTCCTGCATAAGCGCCGCCACCAGACCCGCCTGGACGGCATCCTGCGCCAGATTGTTCAGTTCCTTCGGGTCAGCGTCTAGGTCATACAGCTGGGCCGGGTCCGTGGAGCAGTAAATGAACTTGTAGTTGTCACGCCTGATCATCAGCACAGGGGCGATAGTGCCCTCGGCCATATACTCGCCGATTACTTCATCATGCCCCTTGGCGCCCTGCAGATGAGGCACCAGGCTGCGCCCCTCGATCGGGGTGGCATAGCCGCTGAATTCGCCGTTGCTGGCCATGTCGACAAAGGTGGGCAGCAGATCGAGGGTCGAGACGCTGGCGCTGATGCGCGCGGCATCGAAATGGGCCGGCGCATGCACGATCATCGGTACGCGGGCGGAATTTTCGAACCAGCTCATCTTGTACCAGAGACCACGCTCACCGAGCATGTCGCCATGATCGCCGGAGAACACGATGATGGTGTTTTCATCCAGCCCGGTTTCCTTCAGGGTTTTCAGCAGAGTGCCGATCTGATCGTCGACATAGCTGATGGCACCGTAATAGGCCCGGCGTGCGTTGCGAATCTGCTGCTCGGTGATTTCGGTCTTGTCCATTTCGTAAACGAAACGCAGGCGCGCCGAGTGCGGGTCCTGATCTTCAGGCGCTATATGGACGTCCGGCAGGTCGATATCGTCATTGTCGTAGCGGTCCCAGTACTCCTGCGGAATCGCATAGGGGTCGTGGGGGTGGGTCATGGAGACGGTCAGGCAGAACGGACGATCATCGCTGCTGCGGGCATGGTCATACAGATAACGGCGGGCGTTAAACACCACCTCATCGTCAAAATCCAGCTGGTTGGTGCGCACACAGGGACCGGCCTGGGTCACCGACGACATATTGTGATACCAGGTCGGGCGGGCTTCAAATTCGTCCCAGTTCACCGCCCAGCCAAAGTCCGCCGGATAGATATCGCTGGTCAGGCGCTCTTCAAAGCCGTGAAGCTGATCCGGGCCGCAGAAATGCATCTTGCCCGACAGCGCCGTGCGATAGCCCAGATGGCGCAGATAATGGGCAAAGGTCGGCACATCGGCCGGCAGCTCGGCCGCGTTGTCGTAGGCGCCGATTTTGGATGGCAGGCGGCCGGACATCAGTACGAAACGGGACGGTGCACAGAGCGGGCTGTTGCAATAGGCAGAATCGAACACCACGCCCTGCTCGGCCAGCGCACTGAGATTGGGTGTCTTCACCAGTGGGTGACCGTATACCGGCAACGCCGATGCAGCCAGCTGGTCGGCCATAATGAACAGAATATTGGGTTTGGTTTTACTCATGGCAACTAGGTACTCCTCTAACCCTTGTGAATACTCAGGCCCCGCACAGAGAGGCCGCGATATAAGTGTTAGAGAAGATACTGCGCGCCCGCAGCATTGCTGTAAACTGGGTCAAAACTAATACAAGAGATTAGTTACACTAATGTCAAAGCCCGGTTTTCTGCCGCCCACTGCGAGCCTGCAGGCCTTCGAGGCCGCCGCACGACTGCACAACTTTACCGCGGCGGCGCGGGAACTCGACAGCACCCAGTCGGCCATCAGTCAGCATATCAGCCGGCTTGAAGAGGCCCTGGGAGTGCAGCTGTTCCAGCGCCTGCACCGGGGCGTGCGTCTGACCGCCGGCGGCGAGCTGCTGTTTGACGCCGTGAGCGAGAGCCTGCAACGCCTGCACAAAGGCATTGCCGCGGTACAGCAGAAACAGGCCAAGGAGATTATCAATGTCGCCACGGACTTTGCCCTGGCGGCCTTCTGGCTGGTACCGCGCCTGGCAGACTTCAGAGCCCTCCACCCCGGCACCGAAGTCCGGGTTATCACCGCGCAGCACCAGATCACACCGGACCAGGCCGATATTGATATCGCCATCAACTTCGGCGATGGCAGCGAAGCACCCGGGCGCAGCGTGCAGTTATTCGATGAACGGGTGGTGCCCGTCTGCAGCCCGGCACTGCGAGAACGCTGGGAGCATAGCGGGCCAACACTGACCCGGATGCCCTTGCTGCAACTGGAAGCGGATCATAATGCACGCTGGTTTAACTGGTCACGGCTGTTTGCGGCGCTCGATATTCAAGAAACGCCGCGCGAGCCTGATCTGGTGTTCAACAACTACACCCTGCTGCTGCAGGCCGCCATCGCCGGCCAGGGGGTTGCCATCGGCTGGCGCCCGCTGGTGGACTCCATGCTCGACAGCGGCCTGCTGCTATCGCTGCTGGACGAGCCTGTCAGCTCGCACTACGGTTATTACCTGATATTGCCCCGGGCGCGAAAACTGTCACCCATAGTGCAGCATTTCGCCGATTGGCTGCGGGTTCAAGCCAGCCCAGACTAAGCGTCTGTCACCAAGGGAACGGGCGCCAGATCGCCGATTTTTTTTGATCAGATACGGCCACGCACCTGGGCTCTGACCTCGCGCTGGTAGAATGCAAACAGCTGCTTATGCAGCTCGGGCGACAGTGGAGCCAAAGCACTGGCCGCCCCATTCGCCGCCACCTGCCCAGGCTTGCTGGCACCGGCAATCACCGTCGATACCGCCGGCTGATCCAGTATCCAGCGCAGTGCCAACTGCGCCAGCGTTATGTTCTGCGGCACATAGGTTTGCAATCTTGCGACCAGAGTCACGGCAGTTTCAAATGGCAAACCAGAGAAGGTTTCACCCACATTGAACGCCTGGCCATCGCGGTTGAAATTGCGGTGATCCTGTTCGGCAAAGCGATGATCGAGCCCGAATTTCCCCGACAGCAAGCCGCTGGCCAGTGGCAGGCGCACAATCACACCCACATTGGCTTTTTGGGCGGCGGGCAGCAATTCGGTGATGGCATCCTGGCGAAACAGGTTAAAGATGATCTGCAGGCTGGCAAGATTGGGCTGGGCCAGGCAGTGCAGCCCCTCCTCCAGGGTTTCAACACTGGCGCCATAATGCTGAATCAGGCCTTCGCTGCACAGCTCATCCAGCCAGCTAAAGATCTCGCCATCGCGCAGTACCTCAAAGGGCACGCAATGCAGCTGCGCCAGCGTCAGAGTCTCCACACCCAGGCGCCGTGCTGACGCCTGCAGACTGGCGCGAACACCGGCCTTGGTGTAACCCGACGGATAGAGGGCTGCATCGCGCCCCAGCTTGGTAATCACCGTGGCCGGATGGCCCGTTCTGCCCCGCCAGTCACCGATGCGCTGCTCGCTCTCCCCGGCCCCATAGACATCGGCGGTGTCCCACAGGCTTAGGCCCTGCTCCCAGGCGGCATCCAGAATTTGCGTCGCCCGGGTCTCAGGCACAGGCCCGAAATCCCCGCCCAGTTGCCAGCACCCCAGGCCTACCTCGCTGACCAGCAACCCCGTCTTGCCCAAGATCCGTGTATGCATGTAGCTATACCCCTTTATTAACCTGTCTCAAACAGAGGCCTAGCTTAGGGTCCGTTCTATTGTTAATAAATACCCTATTAATTAACGAACTGTTTAATATATGGATACAATAAGTACCCTATGAAAAAGCCCAACAGGAGCAACGCCATGCAGGCCGGCATTACCGAGTTTGTTGCCGTGGCACAGGCGGGCAGCTTCACCGCTGCTGCCCATGCCCTGGATACATCCAAATCGCGCCTGTCCCAGGCCGTCAGCAGGCTGGAGCAGGAACTGGGCGTTACTCTGCTGCAGCGCACAACAAGGCGCATCAGCCTGACCGACGTCGGTGACGCCTTTTACCAGCAATGCCGCCAGGGGCTGGATCTGCTGCGCCTGGCGGTGGATGACGCCCAGACACAGCAACAGCAGATAAGCGGTAGCATTCGCATCAACTCCGTGGGCGGTATCCTCGGTGAACAATGGCTCAGCCCGATACTGCTGCGCTTTATGGCGCTCTATCCGCAGATTACGATTGATCTGGATTTCAGCAGCCATCGGGTGGATCTGATCAGCGACCAGTTCGATCTGGTGGTGCGCATGGGCGAGCTGCCGGATTCCAGCCTGATTGCCCGCCCGCTGCAGCAGCTTGAATCCATTGTCTGCGCCAGCCCGGATTTTATTGCCCGCCATGGCATGCCGCTGCACCCCGACGGGCTGTCGCAACGGCCCGCAGCCCTGGGTTCTTTGACCCGTTACCATTTCAGCCACTCAGGCTCCAGTGATGCCCTGGTCCCGCAGCAGGACAGTATCGAATGGCATGCAAACAGCCGTCTGCGCTGTCGTAATGGCCATGTCATGAAACAGGCGGCATTGCAGGGAACGGCCTTCACCATCCTGCCGCGCATCTACCTGCAGGCCGCCCTTGAACGCGGCACTCTGGTGCAGCTTCTGCCTGGCTGGGTGTTGAAACCCGCGATTCTGTCGCTGGTGTATCCGCAGCACCGCTATCGCCTGCGGCGGGTGGAATTGCTGGTGGATTTTCTCACCGAGGAACTGCGAAAACCCATTCGGTTGCCACGGCAACAGGACCACTAGTGGCAACAACGCAGGCCTGGTCGACGCGCAACCGGCACTGCCCGACTGCTATACTGCGAGCCCCGCATTGCCAAAGCCTACCGAGCCTCCATGACGACTGACGCCAGCGCCACTGAGTTACAGCCAGGGCCCATTCCCGCCGCCAGCGCCGTGCTGCTGCAAAACGGCTGTGCATTGCTGGTGCAGCGTGGCCAGGCCCCCAATGCCGGCTGCTGGAGCTTCCCCGGCGGCAAGATTCAGGCCGGCGAAACCGTGCAGCAGGCGGCGCTGCGCGAACTCCAGGAAGAAACCGGCGTACAGGCAAGCGCAGGCAGCATCCTCACGGCACTTGATGTTATGGGCCGCAGTGGCGCGAGCCTGGATTACCACTACCTGCTGGTGGTGATTTACTGCCACTGGCGCGCAGGCGAGCCCCGCGCTGCGGACGATGCCGCCGATGCCCGCTGGATTCCCATCGAGCAGCTGCGCCGCGGTGACTACCCTCTGACCGACAGCGTGCTGCCGGTGCTGGATCTGGCGCTCTCCCACGCCCGCGTCACCTAAAACATAACGCCCAACATAAGGCGCAGACCGTGCCTGCAGCCCCACCTAACGGCTTCAGGCATTCGCTTGCCTTGCCCTTCGAGACTGTTATCTATACTGAGCGGTGTAACAGCTTGATCCTGCACCCGTTAAAACCAAAGGCAAGCAACAGGATGTCCCTGAAGGAGAGCCCCATGTCTGGCGTAGAATCATTTAACACCCGCGTTACCCCCTGGCTTCTCAGCCTGGTGCGAATAGTGTCCGCTTTTCTGTTCATGCAGCACGGCGGGCAAAAACTGCTGGCCTTCCCGGCGCCGCCCAACAATCCGACGGAAATCATGTCCCTGATAGGCCTGGCCGGCGTGCTGGAGCTCTTTGGGGGTGCCCTGTTACTGGTAGGGCTGTTCAGTCGCCCGATCGCCTTCCTGCTCAGTGGCATGATGGCTGTGGCCTACTTTATGGTCCATGCCCCGCAGGGCTTCTGGCCGATGCTCAACGGCGGTGAACTGGCGGCAATGTACAGTTTCGTCTTCCTGTATCTGGCCTTTGCCGGCCCAGGGCCGCTGAGCCTGGACCGGCTGTTTGGCGGGCGCTGAACCTGGTGCTCCCCGAGCACCCGTGCTCTGTCAGCACAGGTGCTCAGGAGCATCTAGACCTCAGTCCGCGCTGGAGAAATGACCGCGGCGGGCACCCCCAAGCAGCTTGAAAAAGTCCTCCCCCCTGACCTTTAACAGGGTTTGATGATCGCCGCTTTCAAAGTAGTGAAACGCCAGACTCTCCAGCGCACTATCCAGCAGGGTTTCGATGCCATACGCCGGCCCCAGCGGGGGTATCGCCCCTTGATCACAGTCCGCAAACAGGCTGGCGGTTTCATTTTCCTGCGCCAGCACCAGCTCGCGATCCAGCATCCGTTGCACGGCCGACAGACTGACCCAAGTATCACCCGGCACAACGGCCATCACAGGGCCCTGCTGTCCTGTCAGAATGACGGCCTTTGCAATATGCCCCTCATCAATATGGGCAGCTTCAGCGCTTTCATGACTGGACCCGGTCAGATAGTGACCTATCAGTTCGTACTGGACACCCTGAGCGTCGAGATAGCTTTTTACGTTGGCTGCAATTGCCATGGCCTGATCTCCGGTTGAAAGCCGCAGACATTCCCGTTGTGGAAATACGGTGACAGCGACGCAGCTCCCGCGGCCAGAGCCCCGCCTGCCTGTTAATTCTAAGCCATCAAAGCCAATCTGGCAGTGGGTGCCGCCGCGACAAAAAGCATCACGAAAAAGATCAAGACGGGTATCGTCCGGTGTCCGCGCTGCAGGGCGCCCCGAGGCTTGGCAAACGCGACAATCGGCACAGAACGGAAAACAGGCTCGCAACACCAGGCCGTACAGAGAGGTCAGAGCGTCGCTACAAATCCAGGGACGGACTTTTTCGGCATTTTGCTGATCCTGTACAGCAGTTCAAACGGAATCTCGCCCAGACGACAGCGGCCCGACAGCTCGGACAGCATCGCCAGCCAGAGCTTGGCGGTCATCTCGGAATCGTAGAGGGCACGGTGAAATACACCCTCGACAGGAATATTGGCATAACGCACCAAAGTGCCCAGCTTGTAGTCGGGGGCTGCCTGAAACAGCCTGCGGGCCAGCAGCATGGAGCAGGCAAACTGCCCCGGGTAACGCCTGCCGATACGGGCCAGTTCCGCATCCAGAAAGCGCTTGTCGAAAGAAGCATTGTGCGCCACCAGATTGAAATCGCCGATGAAATCGGCGAATCGCGCCATGACCTCGGCGTTGCCGGCGGCCTCGGCCAGCATGGCATTACTGATGCCGGTATAGCTTTCGATAAAGCCGCTAACGCGCCGACCAGGGTTCATCAGCTCCTGGAAACGCCCGGTAACCTGGCCGTTTTCGAGTCGCACGGCACCAATTTCGATGGCCCGATCCCCGCCGTCGGGCGACAGCCCCGTGGTCTCGAAATCCAGTATCACCACAGTGTCAGCATTGAACATCAGTACCGCCTACTCACTTCTTAAACCCAGACCGGCGCGCATTATAACGCCGGTCCGGGCCTGAGTCGCGCGGCCTGTATTGCCGGACAACCTCAGCTGCCATATACCGCCCTGTTAGTCGTAAGCATTGGCCGGCAGCCAGAGCATCAGACCCGGAACCACCGCCCCATGAACAGGTCCCCCACGGATAGCGCCAACTGATCCGCCATGATCACCAGCATGATGCTGGGCGGAATCAGGATGCCGAGGGTGCCGGCTGAGGCGATAAACCACATCCATGCCGGCCAGCGCCATTGTTGCTGCCCTGGCCTACTGCCACGGCAGCAAGACTCAAGCGGCAAAAATACTCGGCATATCCTGCGCCAACCTCTACGACAAACTGAAAAAAATCAGCTGAGCGCGATCAGTCAACGCTGACTGAGGC from Marinobacterium aestuarii includes these protein-coding regions:
- a CDS encoding helix-turn-helix domain-containing protein — protein: MPASAIVAALAYCHGSKTQAAKILGISCANLYDKLKKIS
- the choX gene encoding choline ABC transporter substrate-binding protein gives rise to the protein MNVKYEMTFKRCALAGAMALGLAATAQAAAAAEAPQCEQVRLTDPGWTDISVTNALAGTVLRGLGYRPSVDLLAVPIGFESLKKGEIDVFLGNWMPAQQGFIDKYGPELDLVRSNLEGAKFTLAVPTYVYDSGITTFADLGSRGDDFRQRIYGIDPGAPANSLLQGMIDKGDFGLEGWKLIESGEQAMLSQVSRAVRKNESIVFLGWAPHPMNLRVDMRYLAGGDEYFGPNYGGASIHTVTRKGYSAECPNVGTLLSNLEFSLDMESAIMGAILEDGKKADLAASEWLKANPEVLAGWLENVTTRDGQPGLAAVQNHLGL
- a CDS encoding DoxX family protein → MSGVESFNTRVTPWLLSLVRIVSAFLFMQHGGQKLLAFPAPPNNPTEIMSLIGLAGVLELFGGALLLVGLFSRPIAFLLSGMMAVAYFMVHAPQGFWPMLNGGELAAMYSFVFLYLAFAGPGPLSLDRLFGGR
- a CDS encoding aminoacyl-tRNA deacylase, translating into MAIAANVKSYLDAQGVQYELIGHYLTGSSHESAEAAHIDEGHIAKAVILTGQQGPVMAVVPGDTWVSLSAVQRMLDRELVLAQENETASLFADCDQGAIPPLGPAYGIETLLDSALESLAFHYFESGDHQTLLKVRGEDFFKLLGGARRGHFSSAD
- a CDS encoding NUDIX hydrolase gives rise to the protein MTTDASATELQPGPIPAASAVLLQNGCALLVQRGQAPNAGCWSFPGGKIQAGETVQQAALRELQEETGVQASAGSILTALDVMGRSGASLDYHYLLVVIYCHWRAGEPRAADDAADARWIPIEQLRRGDYPLTDSVLPVLDLALSHARVT
- a CDS encoding PolC-type DNA polymerase III, producing the protein MFNADTVVILDFETTGLSPDGGDRAIEIGAVRLENGQVTGRFQELMNPGRRVSGFIESYTGISNAMLAEAAGNAEVMARFADFIGDFNLVAHNASFDKRFLDAELARIGRRYPGQFACSMLLARRLFQAAPDYKLGTLVRYANIPVEGVFHRALYDSEMTAKLWLAMLSELSGRCRLGEIPFELLYRISKMPKKSVPGFVATL
- a CDS encoding LysR family transcriptional regulator encodes the protein MKKPNRSNAMQAGITEFVAVAQAGSFTAAAHALDTSKSRLSQAVSRLEQELGVTLLQRTTRRISLTDVGDAFYQQCRQGLDLLRLAVDDAQTQQQQISGSIRINSVGGILGEQWLSPILLRFMALYPQITIDLDFSSHRVDLISDQFDLVVRMGELPDSSLIARPLQQLESIVCASPDFIARHGMPLHPDGLSQRPAALGSLTRYHFSHSGSSDALVPQQDSIEWHANSRLRCRNGHVMKQAALQGTAFTILPRIYLQAALERGTLVQLLPGWVLKPAILSLVYPQHRYRLRRVELLVDFLTEELRKPIRLPRQQDH
- the betC gene encoding choline-sulfatase, whose product is MSKTKPNILFIMADQLAASALPVYGHPLVKTPNLSALAEQGVVFDSAYCNSPLCAPSRFVLMSGRLPSKIGAYDNAAELPADVPTFAHYLRHLGYRTALSGKMHFCGPDQLHGFEERLTSDIYPADFGWAVNWDEFEARPTWYHNMSSVTQAGPCVRTNQLDFDDEVVFNARRYLYDHARSSDDRPFCLTVSMTHPHDPYAIPQEYWDRYDNDDIDLPDVHIAPEDQDPHSARLRFVYEMDKTEITEQQIRNARRAYYGAISYVDDQIGTLLKTLKETGLDENTIIVFSGDHGDMLGERGLWYKMSWFENSARVPMIVHAPAHFDAARISASVSTLDLLPTFVDMASNGEFSGYATPIEGRSLVPHLQGAKGHDEVIGEYMAEGTIAPVLMIRRDNYKFIYCSTDPAQLYDLDADPKELNNLAQDAVQAGLVAALMQEVSARWDMDALHQDVLWSQRRRRLVADALSKGKVTSWDHQPFVDASVQYMRNTIDLDDLERRSRFPHLD
- a CDS encoding aldo/keto reductase, which encodes MHTRILGKTGLLVSEVGLGCWQLGGDFGPVPETRATQILDAAWEQGLSLWDTADVYGAGESEQRIGDWRGRTGHPATVITKLGRDAALYPSGYTKAGVRASLQASARRLGVETLTLAQLHCVPFEVLRDGEIFSWLDELCSEGLIQHYGASVETLEEGLHCLAQPNLASLQIIFNLFRQDAITELLPAAQKANVGVIVRLPLASGLLSGKFGLDHRFAEQDHRNFNRDGQAFNVGETFSGLPFETAVTLVARLQTYVPQNITLAQLALRWILDQPAVSTVIAGASKPGQVAANGAASALAPLSPELHKQLFAFYQREVRAQVRGRI
- a CDS encoding choline sulfate utilization transcriptional regulator produces the protein MSKPGFLPPTASLQAFEAAARLHNFTAAARELDSTQSAISQHISRLEEALGVQLFQRLHRGVRLTAGGELLFDAVSESLQRLHKGIAAVQQKQAKEIINVATDFALAAFWLVPRLADFRALHPGTEVRVITAQHQITPDQADIDIAINFGDGSEAPGRSVQLFDERVVPVCSPALRERWEHSGPTLTRMPLLQLEADHNARWFNWSRLFAALDIQETPREPDLVFNNYTLLLQAAIAGQGVAIGWRPLVDSMLDSGLLLSLLDEPVSSHYGYYLILPRARKLSPIVQHFADWLRVQASPD